AGTACCAGGAGCCTGTACACCTGCACGTTCCACATAACCATTTGCACGAGAACCTGCGTTACCAGAGTCTGCCCAGAACAGCGGCTTATGCTTGGTCCAGGAGTTGGTGGATTCCCAAAGGTTACGACCATTCAGACGGTAGTTGAAGTTGATTACGTCCATGCCTTCTTCAACCTGACGATGCAAACCGTACTGCAGGTCCAAGTGACCGCGAGTGAATTCCGGTTCCACCTTCAAGTTCAAACCAGCCATATTCGGAGTGTAACGCATAGAACCGGAGTTCAGAGCGAATTCATCCTTACGCCAGTTAACGAAACGAGAGGGGTTAGACATAGAATACGGAGAGTAGAAGTCCTTCTGGAGGAAGATGGCTTCCAAAGTCATGGGCCAGCCTTCCAGGTACTTGCTCTGAGCCTTCACGTAAACACCCACAGCAGGAGTGCTCATGGAAGTTTCGTAAGAATTCTTTTCGTACTTGCTGGTGTTTGCAGCACCTTCAGCCTTATAGTATTCCTGATCCTGAGTCATGCTCACAGCCACATCAGTCATCAAGTAAAGCTTAGGAGTGATGTTACCCTTGAAGTCGATAGAAGCAACGTGGTTGTTGGAGATGGTCGGATCAACGCTGTACTTGTTGTAAGAACTGAAGAATTCCGGTTCATAGACCAGAGCGTTGTCGAAAATGACACCCATGTAGTTCACACCAACAGTCAGGTTGTCGGCAATCTTGTTCTTTGCCAGACGACCATGATAGATGGAACCGCGGAAATCATAATCACCAGACATTTCCAATTCGCCGGGCTGACCACCGTACATACGGAGACCGTCACGGGTACCGATGTCAGCATCAGCAGGCTGGGAAACCATAGCCTGAGCGGTCAAGTCCCAAGGCAACTGATAAATGCTAGCAAAGACGCCACCGAAGGAGCGGTTGGTCCAGAATGCACGGCCACCTTCCTTAACGGGCTTAAAGACCTTTTCCTTATAGTAGGTACTTACAGTCTTTTCGTCTTCGAACAATTCGTACTGCCATGCGAAACGGGGATTGGTTTCACGTTCCCACATGGTAAGGGGAGAAGAGTTTGCCCAGATAACGCCACCAGCGGTAACGTATGCACCGAACACACCGGCACGGATATCCACACCGAAGTTCATTTCTTCATCGATGGTAGTGGAGTAGTAGTCCGTAGAGTGGTCGTACAGAGCGTGTTCGTTATAGGTCTTAACGCCAGTCGGCTGAGAACCCAGCTTGTTCGTGAACAGACCAGACAGATCGAACGGCATGGTAATGTTCGTCCACAAGGTCATGTAAGAGTTGGGCATAGCCACGATGTTTGCCTTGAAAACTGCGTCCACGGAAGTACGAGCCTGGTCAGCAGCAAGCAGAGCAGGAGCATCGGGATAGTGGAAGTTCTTCAGGCGGAAGGCCATAAAACCAGACACGGCAAGAGGAGCGTCATCCTTACCCATAAGGGTGGATTCCATGTTTTCTGCCAGGTTGTCCAGGTTATTTTCAATAGTTTCCAGCTGCTTTTCAGCACCAAGAGTCTTGGGAGCGTCAAGAACTGCGGCGGGCACAGCTGCGGGAGCGGTGCTTGCCATTTCCTTCTTAGGAGCTTCGACCTCGGGAGCCAGTGCGACATCGGAGGGAACTTCTTCAACAGCCGGTTCTTCAGCAGCCGGTTCCTCGGCAGGAGCTTCTTCTGCAGCGGCTTCTTCGACTGCCGGTGCCGGTTCTTCCTCAGCTACAGCTTCTTCTGCAGGGGCTTCTTCAGCGGAAGCTTCGGTAGCAACTTCGCTATCGTAGCTGTTATCGCTGTAATCATCCTCTTGAGCAAGGGCTAGAGAGGAGCAGAGCAGGGTTGTTGCAATAAAAGGTAATTTGCGCATATAATCCTAGTCCTCTTAAATCTCGTTGCGGAACGGATAGTAGGCCGGGCCTTCGTAAGCCTTGCCATGCTTCTTGATCACAATATCGTCGATCCAAACCTTGAAGGATTCGTTTTCGTCCTTACGGACTTCAAGACGGAAACCCTTGAAGTTAGACCATGCGAAGGGGAGCATCACTTCACGAGTATTCTTGGCATCCCAGTACACACCGGTCTTGCCGAAGAGCTTCAGAGGAATGCTGAAATGCTTCCATTCAGTAGTAATTTCGCCAAGGCTCTTGGAACGGAGCTTCACCTGCATGGATTCACCACCAGTCTTCACACCGTCGTCCACAAGCACAAACAGGGCATTTTCGCCACCCTGGGCACCCTTGATCCAGAATTCAACAACACCGTCTTCGTAGTACGGTTCCAGGTCCACAGAACCTGCAATACAGATTGCCACACCGGAATAATCGCTAGCAATAAGTTCGATTTCCATGGAAAGAGCGCCTTCCATAGCGAACTTATCGGTGAGGATCGGTTCCGGGTTTTCACGGGGATACTGGTAAACGTATCCACCACCACGAGGGATGGCTTCACGCATAACGACGCTTACCACGTCCTTATCCGGGCGGAATTGCTTAGCTTCCTTAGTTTTGAAGCGGGAAGCATCTCGATCCCTAAAGTCGCTAAAGCTCGCCAAGGAGAAAGATGCAAGGAGGAGGGTGCCAACAGCACACGTCCTGATGATGTTCTGCAAATGTGATTTCATAGGGTACAAAATCTCCAAATTCAATTGAGGTACAATATAACTTGTTTTTTTCCTATTGTTTTTTGTAGTTTGGGTAAATTGGTTCCATTTGTAACCACCACAAAAAGCCTTCCCCCCTTCAGTTTAGAAACCGACAACACAAAAGCCTCTTTTTTAGGCTTTTTCGCTTCGTTTACCTACGTAACCGAAGTATTTTATATGTTTGTGCTTATTTCATAGAATAAGTGTAAATTTCTATTTGTAAACCTTTTTTAGCGAGTTCACTATGAAGATTTCGAAGATTTTGGCAGCATTGTCTGCATCCTTCATTCTCTGCAGTTGCACCTCCGATGGTGGCGGACTGACGAAGGCTGATAACTCAGGCTCCGGAACCACAGGCGGGGCAACCACCCATGCAAAGGTGGACTACTCCTTGGGCCGTGCTATGAATATGCGTTTGGGCAAGGGCATTAACCTGGGAAACGCCTGGGATTCCCATGCTTATAACAGTTGCGGCACCTTGAGAGAGGATGATGCTCTGGAATACGTAAACTTGAGTGGTGAATCCAAGTCCATTACACTGACATCTTCCGACCAGATGTTCTTTGGAAACATTCCTGCTAGTCGCTACAATTCCGACTGCGCCGACAGACTGGACCGTGGCTGGAACAACCCCATTGACAATAATTACTTCGCACTGGTCAAGGCAGCAGGTTTCAATTCCATCCGTCTGCCGGTCCGCTGGCAGCATAATTCCGACCCCATCACCCATAAGGTGAACCCGGAACGTTTGGCTGGCGTCCTAGAAGACGTTGGACTCGCCGTGAATGCGGGCCTGGCCGTTGTGGTCAGTTTCCACTGGTACTACGAAATCATGTTCGCAGCAAACCACGCAAAGACCCATCCGGACCTTTACGAATCTGAATTGTTCCATTTCATCAGCATCTGGACCGAAGTGGCAACCGCCTTGAACGTTTTCCCCGATGACATGATCGTATTCGACATCCTGAACGAACCCACCATGACTTCTGTAGAAAAACTGAATGAAGTCATGACCGCCGGCTATACCGCAATCCGCGCAGCCGCCCCGGGTAAGACTATCATGTTTGAATCCAAGGCATCCGCCAAGTTCGCAGAACTTTCTTCCCTGACACTTCCTCAGGATGGCAACATCATTTATAGCGGTCACTATTATGAACCCTATGGCTTTACCCATCAGGGCCACAGCTACGCATGTAAGGGTGACGCAGCCTACTCCATGACAGCGGCAGCCGACCTGAAGACCTACGTCGCTTCCGCAAAATCGCTTTATCCTGACGTTGTCAGCGGCTACTCCGTCCCCATGAACATGGGCGAATTCGGCGTGTCCGGCGGACCAAACGCAAATAAGAGTTCCTGCAAGAGTGGCGAAACTCCCCCTACTAACGCAGCAAAAGCCAGATGGACACAGGGCGTGGTCGCCGCAGCAGAAGCCTTGGGTATCTCCTGGCACTACTGGGGTCTTGCAGGCGTAGGCGGCTTCGAAGCCTACGACAAGAACTCCGGCCAATGGTACGAAGGCTTCCCCACCGCATTCGGGTTATAATAATGCAAGGGGGTACCACACGTCCACAAAGTGGATAATTCTCACTAAGGGCTAAAGCCCTAAGTGTTCATTTACCTTGGAACCCCCGTCGCATTGCTACGGCTTCACAAGTGCAAAGCACTTGCTTGCCCTGCTCGTTGAGGGGCACTAAAGTGCCTCCTCAAACCTGTAAGTAGAAGACCTGCTGAAAAACAGCAGGCCTTTTTTGACATCCTTTGAGGAGGTGCTTTAGGGGGCAGAGCCCCCATGCATCTCCATACGTTATCCAGAGGGCTACCAGGGTTATACATCTCTATGTTAAGGGTGTCTGAGGGACCGCAGGCCCTCAGTTGAAAAGACAAGGTAAAACAAGTGCAGAGCACTTGTGAACCCGCAGTATTTTCAACCAGGGGTTTTAGGGGGCGGAGCCACCTAAGGCCTAATTAAACTTCCGCCCCAGTGTTCGTCAAAGAATTCCTTGAAGAGTTCTTCCTGACTGTTCTTCAGTTCTTCAACCACGTCAGCCATAGGGCGTTTGCCGCGGTACAATTCCCGATAAGCACGTTCCAGATTCTGGATTCGTTCCTGCGGAAATTCCTCGGGATGGAGGCGAAGGGCGTGAAGGTTCAATGCGCCATAGCGGATAGGCGTTCCAAAAGCCTTCGTGCAGGGGGGCACATCCTTATCCACTTTGTAGGTGCCACCCACGAAGGCGTAGGCGCCCACCTGATTGCGCTGCTGGATTGCGGTCACCCCACCGATGGTAGCGAACTTCCCGATGCGAACGTGACCGCCTAGCTGACAGCCGTTGGCGATCACTACCCCGTCGGCAATCTGACAGTCATGCCCGACGTGAGAGTAAGCCATAATCAAAACCTTGTCGCCCACACGGGTACAGCCGCCCCCTTGAACCGTCCCGCGATTTAGGGTGCAGTATTCTCGAATAGTGCAGTTCTCACCCACTTCCAGACGGGTGGGCTCCCCATTATATTTGAGATCCTGCGGAGGAGCCCCTAGTACGGCACCGTCAAATACATGCGTATAGGACCCGACGCGTACATGCCCATAAATGTGTACTCGGCTTTCCAGGACGACACCTTCCCCGATTTCGGAACCTTCGTCCACCAGGCACCAGGGGCCAATCACTGCGGATTCGGGGATTTTAACGGAAGGGTGTACAAATGCGGAGGGGTGAATCATGGGAATGAGTTATGAGTTACGAGTTATGAATTATGAGTGCGCACGTTAAATTAGCAATTTTTCAAAAGACGATTTTTGGGGTTTTTCCTAAATTTTCAAATACCATGGGTAGCATTATTATCGGATGTCTTACAGCGATTTACGTGCTGTTGTTCCTATTCTTCGTAATAGGACTTTTGAAGACGCACCGCTATAAAGGAGTGAAGGCCACTCCCTCCGTGACGGTGGTGGTTCCCATGCGTAACGAAGAGGAATTTGCCCAGCGCACTTTGGAAGCGCTAGCAATCCAGGATTACGTGGGAGAATGGGAAGTCATTTGCGTAGACGACCGCTCCACAGATTCCACCAAGGAAATCCTGGAAAAGTTCGCCACTACTCACCCGAAATTCCGAGTTCTTTCTCTGGACCCGAGCCTCCCCCAGATTGCAAGCCCCAAGAAGCGCGCTCTGGAAAGCGCTTTCAAGATTGCCAAGTACGAAGTGCTCCTGACCATGGATGCCGACTGCATTCCCCGCAAGAGCTGGATTACCGCCATGGCGGGCCGCTTCACCGATGGCATCTGCATCGTGCAGGGTCCCAAGCAGAATAACGGCACCCGCACCATGCCTCACCTGTTCCAGAAGCTGGAAACCTTGGGCTACACCGCCATGGAAGCGGCAGGTTTCAGCTGGGGACACCCCATTGTGGCAAGCGCCGCCTGTTTGGCATACAAGAAGGACTTGTTCTTTGAAGTAGGCGGTTTCGGCGACCTGATCAACTTGAGCAGCGGCGATGACGACATGCTGATTCACAAGATGATGAAGATCCCGGGAACCAAAGTCTGCTACAATCTGGATAAGGACGCCGTCATTGAGACCGCCCCTGTTCACACCTGGAAGCAGCTGTTCAACCAGCGCGCCCGCTGGAGCAGTAACGGCACCAGCTACGAAAGCAAGCCCTACATTCTGATGCTGACATTGATTTACACCTACTACATCTGGATGTTTGTAAGTCCCTGGTGTGTGGCGCTCTTTGATTGCCCCTGGCAGTGGTGTGCGTTCAGTATTCTACCCAAGTTCATCATCGACTTTATCTTCCTGGGCATTGCCTCATGGAAGCTTCACAGCAAGAAGAAAATGCTTGCGTTCATTCCTACGGAACTGATTCAAATTCCCATGATTGTGTTCTGCGTACCCGCAGGAATCACCGGCGCATTTAGATGGAAATAAATTTTTGAGGAGGCGCTTTAGCGCCCCTCAACGAGCAAGGCAAGGAAAGCAAGTGCAAAGCACTTGTGAAGCCGCAGCATTGCGACGGGGGGTCCAGGGGGGCAGAGCCCCCTTGCGTCATTGTAATTTCAGGCGAGCCCAGGAGATAGCAGCGTCGGCGTCTTGAATTTCGCCGTCTAGCTGGAGTTCAAAACTTTTCTTGATGAGTTCGCCCATTTCCTTGCCGGGCTTGACGCCAAGATCCATCAGCATCTTGCCGGTGAGATAGGCTGCGGGAGCCTTCTCGTAAACGCCAAGTTCTGTGGCGCGCTGCTTGAAGGAAGCGGCATAAGTCTGGCGGGCTTCTGCGGGGTACATGGGATTGCTCTGCAGGAAGGCGATATACAGGCGGAGTCCGGAAAGTTCCACAGACAGGCGGCGGATTTCCGCATCCGTGGGAAGAGTTGCCTGAGGTTCATACTTGAAAACGTTGGCCAACAGGAGGGGCACGCCACGAGTAAGCTTAATCTCGTTGGTAATGCGGGCCAGGAATTTCAGGACGTCATTAGGATTGCCGGCCAGGAGACCTGCAAACATGAGGACCATACGGTCCTCGTCGTTCAGGCCTTCTACCGCGGAGAGATTGTCCAGAAGTTCACCCAGGGCGTCCCAAGACACGTCGGACGCAAGGTTTGCCGCGGCGGAACCTGCGGCAGCCAACGGACGAATTTCAGGGAAGTATTCATCTAGCTTGATGTCCAGGAAGGCCTTTAGCCCGAGGGAAGGTTTTCCCGGCTTCAGGAGCCACTTCTTGAATTCCTCGAACAGGCGTTCGATGGACAGATCATCCAGAGAAAGAGTGCGGCACATCTCTACAGTTTCGGGAGCAAGACTGAGCTTGAAACGGCTGGCGAATTGCACCCCGCGAAGGATACGTAGGGAGTCTTCGGCGAAAGCGGGACCTACATGACGGAGGAGTCCCGCCTTCAGGGCCTCTACCCCATTGTACGGGTCACAGAGGGTCAAGTCCGGAAGTTCCATCCCCATGGCGTTGATGGTAAAATCTCGACGGAGGGCGGCTTCACGGAAGGTCAATTTTGCGTCGGTATGAACCACAAAACCGCGATGGCCGTAGCCCACTTTACTTTCCGTACGGGGGAAGGAAAAGTCCAGAGACAATCCCTTCATGGCCAGATGGATGACACCGAATGCTTTACCAACCAGATTGCAGCGACCATACTTAGAGAGGATTGCCACTAGGGCGTCCTGCTCCATGTCGTATACTTCGATGTCGTAGTCCCGACAGTTTCCGCCCAACATGGCGTCACGGACCCAGCCGCCCACCAGATAGGCGCGGCCGCCGGCCTCACGAATTTCACCTGCAATTTTTAAAAGGCGGCCGGGAAGATCCGGCTCGAAACTTCTACCGTCAAGAGTCTGTACCTGAGCCATAACAATCCTTACTGGAATTCGCCAGCTTCAGCGGGCTCGTCCACCTTGTTGTCGTAGCGGTCGCGAATGCTTACAGTTTCTTGTTCGGAACTGTCTTGCAGGGCCTTGGAGACAGAAACATCCTGACTTCTAGACTTTGACGTATCTGCGGCAAAGCGATCGTAAATACTTTGACGGCTCTGAGCGTCTGCGCCCTTCTTCTGAGCTTCTTCTTCGCGACAGACACGAAGTTCTTCCTCGATATAGGCGCGCTGATCCGGAGAGTAAGTCTGTGTATTCAGACGATATTCAATTTCTTCACACACAAGACCCTGGCGTTCCCCGGCGCAAGAGGTAAACAGAGCCACCAGCAGAACAAAAAATAACCAAACTAGCTTATCCATAGGACTCCTTAATGGATGATAATGAACTTACCCTTCTTGGCCTTGGAAGAGGTCTTTACCACGTAGTAGTAAACACCCGGAGCCACCAGTCGTCCATCCTTACCACAGCCGTCCCAGGTCACACGGCCGCCCACAATTTCGCTTCCGGAGAAGGAACGAATCAAGGAACCACCGCGATTGTAGATGCTGATGACAGCGCTTTCGTCCACGTAATCAATGATGAAATTCTTATGAACCTTGGGACGGAAAGGAATGGGATAAGCAAGCACGGCCTTTGCGGAATCCGTCATGAACTTGGACGCGTCGCGGGCTTCCATCTGCTGCAGGGAACTGACGCCCATTTCGTGGGAGAACCAGACTCTACCCAGGACAGAGTCCACGGAAATATCACTGACACGATTGCACAGCAAGCCTTCGCGAGCGGTGTAGTTCACCGCCTTCAAGGTATCAGGAGACTTGCCCAGGAGAGATACCATATAGGCACCCTGGTCCGCAGTTCCCACCCAAAGGTTGCCGTGAGGATCGCGGTCAATGGAAGTAAATTCAGCACCGCTCACGCCCTTTACGGAGGAAGGAGTAAGCAAGGTGTCGCGTTCTTCGTCATAATACACAAGGCTCGATGCAGTCACCATCCAGAGGCGTTTCTGGACGGGTTCATAAACCATATCGATAGGTGCCGTAATGCTGGAGTTCGTCACAGACTTAATGCTAATTTGGGAGAGTTCCCCACCATTGGACTTAGGAGAGGGGAACGTAATAATATCCAAGCCACCCATAGAAGAAAGTCCTTCTTCACCGCGGGTTGCCGCATACACCACCCACTGACCATCTTCGTTAATGAAGGAATGGAAAGGAGCTGCATTGAAGGTGCCTCCAATATGGTTGGCGCAAGTCACGTTTCCGTTCTTATCAAAATAGGCTAGGCTATAACCGCCGAAAGATCCAGCAATGGTAATGAAGCCGGAATTATCCGGAGCGGGAATGACAGAGAGGGAAATCACATAGGAAGACTTACCATTGTAGGAATCCAGGCACAAGCCACGGGCCTGACTCATGTCGTAATCCCAGCGGGTACCCCAGTTGGAATATCCATAATAGGCGATACCCCAGACATGGAACAGAACATGGCCATCGGGCAGATAGCTAAAGTTCTTCAGACGGGAGCCAAAGCCCGTAGATCCGCTACCGATGCCCATGGAAATCGGCTCGCTGGTCCAGCTATGGCCATCATAGAAACTGAACTCGCCCTGGGTGGATACAGCGAAAGCACCGCCTGCAGGGAAGGCTTCCACTTCGTAGGAATCGGACAGCGGGAAGAAATTATTCTCCACCATATCCTTAACTTCAGTGCCATCATAGAAGAAAAGAGCCTGGGGACCAATCAGGTAGTAGCCAGCCTCTGTGGAAACCACCTGCTTGACCTTACTGCGGTCATATTCCCGTTCCACATTGCCCTTGTCATCAAAGACATAAATATGTTCCATCAGGGAAGAATCGTCCAGAGTTTTTCCGTCCACCACGACCTTCGTAGAATCCCAAGGTTCCAGTCCCTTCACAATGCGTTCGTCAGGAATTTTCTTCCAGCTATCAGGATCCACCAGATTAATATCGGAATCCATGTGGTCCCAATCCATACGGCGAGCATAAATGCCCTTGTCCAGCTGGACGAACAGGGTATCGCCATCGGCAAGGACGCGATTCACCTTGTTGATTGCCAGGGACTGGTCGCAAATGCGGTTAATGGTCAAGACGGAGTAGGACAAGGGTGCATTGAAGAACGCCAGACGGTCCTCAAAACCGATGGTCATAATATCCTTACCCATGGTAGCGGCACCCGGCACCACATCGCGCTTGTTCGCCGCGTAGGAGCGATTCACCACGCGCCAGCTCAAGGCGTTTCCATTCATCACGGAAACAAGTCCTTCGCGGGACACGGCGAAGTAGCCCTTGTCGGAAGAGGCAATGGCATAAATTTCCGAAGATTCCAGACCATGTTCAGAATGGTACACATAGTCATTGGTCGGATTACGAAAACGGACACCGCCGCCGGTTGCCATCATCAGGCCGTCCCCTCCAAAGGGAACAGCATTGTAGATGGGCAGCGGATTAGAAAAATTTTCCCACTTTTCAG
This genomic interval from Fibrobacter sp. UWEL contains the following:
- a CDS encoding carbohydrate binding domain-containing protein; protein product: MKSHLQNIIRTCAVGTLLLASFSLASFSDFRDRDASRFKTKEAKQFRPDKDVVSVVMREAIPRGGGYVYQYPRENPEPILTDKFAMEGALSMEIELIASDYSGVAICIAGSVDLEPYYEDGVVEFWIKGAQGGENALFVLVDDGVKTGGESMQVKLRSKSLGEITTEWKHFSIPLKLFGKTGVYWDAKNTREVMLPFAWSNFKGFRLEVRKDENESFKVWIDDIVIKKHGKAYEGPAYYPFRNEI
- a CDS encoding glycoside hydrolase family 5 protein translates to MKISKILAALSASFILCSCTSDGGGLTKADNSGSGTTGGATTHAKVDYSLGRAMNMRLGKGINLGNAWDSHAYNSCGTLREDDALEYVNLSGESKSITLTSSDQMFFGNIPASRYNSDCADRLDRGWNNPIDNNYFALVKAAGFNSIRLPVRWQHNSDPITHKVNPERLAGVLEDVGLAVNAGLAVVVSFHWYYEIMFAANHAKTHPDLYESELFHFISIWTEVATALNVFPDDMIVFDILNEPTMTSVEKLNEVMTAGYTAIRAAAPGKTIMFESKASAKFAELSSLTLPQDGNIIYSGHYYEPYGFTHQGHSYACKGDAAYSMTAAADLKTYVASAKSLYPDVVSGYSVPMNMGEFGVSGGPNANKSSCKSGETPPTNAAKARWTQGVVAAAEALGISWHYWGLAGVGGFEAYDKNSGQWYEGFPTAFGL
- the lpxA gene encoding acyl-ACP--UDP-N-acetylglucosamine O-acyltransferase, with the protein product MIHPSAFVHPSVKIPESAVIGPWCLVDEGSEIGEGVVLESRVHIYGHVRVGSYTHVFDGAVLGAPPQDLKYNGEPTRLEVGENCTIREYCTLNRGTVQGGGCTRVGDKVLIMAYSHVGHDCQIADGVVIANGCQLGGHVRIGKFATIGGVTAIQQRNQVGAYAFVGGTYKVDKDVPPCTKAFGTPIRYGALNLHALRLHPEEFPQERIQNLERAYRELYRGKRPMADVVEELKNSQEELFKEFFDEHWGGSLIRP
- a CDS encoding glycosyltransferase, which produces MGSIIIGCLTAIYVLLFLFFVIGLLKTHRYKGVKATPSVTVVVPMRNEEEFAQRTLEALAIQDYVGEWEVICVDDRSTDSTKEILEKFATTHPKFRVLSLDPSLPQIASPKKRALESAFKIAKYEVLLTMDADCIPRKSWITAMAGRFTDGICIVQGPKQNNGTRTMPHLFQKLETLGYTAMEAAGFSWGHPIVASAACLAYKKDLFFEVGGFGDLINLSSGDDDMLIHKMMKIPGTKVCYNLDKDAVIETAPVHTWKQLFNQRARWSSNGTSYESKPYILMLTLIYTYYIWMFVSPWCVALFDCPWQWCAFSILPKFIIDFIFLGIASWKLHSKKKMLAFIPTELIQIPMIVFCVPAGITGAFRWK
- a CDS encoding CCA tRNA nucleotidyltransferase is translated as MAQVQTLDGRSFEPDLPGRLLKIAGEIREAGGRAYLVGGWVRDAMLGGNCRDYDIEVYDMEQDALVAILSKYGRCNLVGKAFGVIHLAMKGLSLDFSFPRTESKVGYGHRGFVVHTDAKLTFREAALRRDFTINAMGMELPDLTLCDPYNGVEALKAGLLRHVGPAFAEDSLRILRGVQFASRFKLSLAPETVEMCRTLSLDDLSIERLFEEFKKWLLKPGKPSLGLKAFLDIKLDEYFPEIRPLAAAGSAAANLASDVSWDALGELLDNLSAVEGLNDEDRMVLMFAGLLAGNPNDVLKFLARITNEIKLTRGVPLLLANVFKYEPQATLPTDAEIRRLSVELSGLRLYIAFLQSNPMYPAEARQTYAASFKQRATELGVYEKAPAAYLTGKMLMDLGVKPGKEMGELIKKSFELQLDGEIQDADAAISWARLKLQ